CTTGTATTTTAGAAGAAAAAAATCCTTTGTTTTTTTAGGGAATACTTGTCATTGGCGGCAAATCAGCAACACTACATTTACATTTCTTCTCGAAAAAGAAACACTAAAACGATACTTTGACACATTCAATAGGTCAATTAAAGGAGCAAACGATGGTTATTTGAGCAGTAAGCTCTATGGCCAATCATTTTTTTATGGGAAATCACTTTGCTTATCACCGATTCCCGGAATTGCTTCACACATGCACATCGATACAATTTCTCCTTTAGTAAAGTGGAAAAAAAGGATCGATGAAATTGAAAAAGTGCAATTATTAGGTAACCTTTCTATAGAAAAGTCGTAAAAAATGCAGTTTATTTCGTTGCACTTAATCACTTCATGAATCTCAATTTTGTTTTTTTTCGCCCCTCCAATTGCAGTCGTAAAAGACTCTTTCAATCGGTTTATACAATTTTTCTTCTTTTCGTTGCTGGTGTTTGGATAAACTCTCACTCTTTATCAGCACAAACAGCTGTTGATAGTCTTATCATTTATGGTGTTGTCAGAGATGCTGAAACCACCTTACCGCTTCGTGGAGCGAGAATTGTGATTGAATCAACGAAACAAACGGCACGAACAAACTCTTCCGGAATTTTCAAGCTTGTCATACCGAAGGGAACTCAAAAAGCCATTATTTCAAAAGCGGGATACGAGGAACTTAGAGCAGAAGTTGAAATCGAAATGTCTGATGTCTGTGAATATTTACTTGAGCCCGTCAATTTCAATAAAGATGAATTCGTTGTAGAGGTTGACCCCGAAGATCCCATCACCAAGCTGATCCGTAAAACACTGGAAAGAAAAGCCAAACAAGTTGATTCAATCAAAACCTATTCATACACCCTCTATACAAAGTTTATCACCTCAGCTGATACCGTAACTGCCAATAGATCAAGCGGATATGGGGATACCACTATTGTATTTTTATTTGAATCCTATTCTCGCGGGTACTATGAAAAACCCGAGCGTTACTTTAATGAAATTTTCCAACGAAGGCAATCAGCCAATGTTCCTCCAAGAGCAAACTTCGTGGCATTTGGAACAAATATTAATGCCTACGACGATATCGTTATTTTACTTGATCAAGAAATTGCAACACCTTTTCACCCCAATGCATTGGAATACTATTCCTTCCAACCCATCGATACCATCGATGCTCGTGTTGCGCCTCATGCAATCCGTTTTGACATAAAACCGAAAACATCTTACCGACCTCTTTTTACCGGCATCGTTGTTATTGATACCCTGCACTTTACACCAATTCGAGTTGCACTTCAACCCTCTAAAACAGTAAGGCTTCCGTTTGACGCAGCCTTACTCTATGAACAAGAGTTTTCTCTCTTTGAAAAAAAATATATCATGCCCACTCAAATGAGAATTGAAGGTTCAGCGGAAACTTCTTTTTTATGGGTCATTAATCCCCGTGTAGATGCATCCATTTATACTCTTGCGTATAATTATTCATTCAATCAACCGATTAGCAACGACCTCTTTTCTCAGCGGCGTGTTGAGGCAACAGAGAATTCAGATAAACTCGATAGTGCTTATTGGAATCCTCCTGTTTTACCACTTTCGCCCACTGAAGCACAAGCCTATCAATCGATTGAGATGTTGATCGATAATCCCGACTCTGCCATCGGAACCAATGTTGTTGCACAAATCTCCAATGCCATCAATCGCTCATTAGGCGTGTTTAATCGTCGCCCTTTTAGTGGCATAGAAGATTTATTTCGATATAACCGTGTTCACGGGGCTTACTTTGGCGTGGGTTTCAAAGAGTTATTACTGGATGAGCGGCTTAGACCTGAAGCAAAAATAGGTTATGGTACTTCAGATAACCGTTTCTATTACGAAACAGGGCTCACCTATAGTTCCGATAAATCCGATTTTTTTTCGATTACGGCAAAGTATTACGACTATTTAGCTAGAAGAGATTTTGACTATACTGTCTCTTCACCACTGATTACTTTAGGTTCTGCAATCTTTAAATCAGATTATGGGGATTACTTTTATGGAAAAGGTCTATCTCTTTCATCAACATTCGGTTTTGGACAACTTCAACAAGTTACACGATTAATCTTCCAACACCCGATTCAAATGACCTTTTTCCTTAAATCAGAAACTCAACGTTCTGCAGGAGTCAATACCGATTTTTCACTTTTTGGCGGCGGACGCCCTTTCCGCGATAACCCCTCCATTATTGACGGCACAATGCGCTCTTTTGGCGGTGAATTACTCTTCAACTATAGCCCTTATCGGAGAATAAAAAATTTCGGATTTCAACTTAGAGCTGAAATATCAAAGCCATCTTTCCTTTCAAGCGACTTCGATTTTGAGCAATACTTTGCGGCCTTTTTATGGCGAACGGTAACACTCCCATTATGGCGATTAGATGTTCGTGTTCAAGGGGGATATTCTCGTGGAAATGTTCCTCCACAACGATTTTTTAGTTTAGAATCTGCCCTAAATGGAACTGGAAACACAGGTCTTTATCGGGCAATGAACATTAAAGAGTTTTATGGAGACCGATTCATGATGATGACGGTAGAGCATAATTTTGGTGAGGTTGTTCCGGGTCTTTTAAGAATTCCGAATGTCGCGTCCTTTGGCTTGGAATTTATTTTAACAGGAGGGCTCGGCTGGTCGGAGTTTTCATCGAATACGAGAAATTTTACGCAAACTTCCCTGCCTGCTACGGTTAGTACAGATGATCGTTGGTATTATGAAGTAGGGTTCGGGATTTCACGAATCCTCCTTTTTCTTCGATTTGATGTCTCTGCAAGAATATCACAAAGACAAACCCCTGAGTTTTTCTTTGTCTTATCTACCCTTGGACTTTAATTCTATTTTTTTCAACTTTTTTCCCATTCCTCTTTGACCTGATTAATCTCCCTTTTCTAATTCTCTTTCTTCTTAAAATCCATTGTCAAGCCCAACCAGTTAAATAATGCTTAACAATTCGCTTTTCTTTTAACATTTCTTTACAACACCAAGTGTAACAATGCTCTTTAGGCGCTCGTTAGATATGCTCGTATTCACTTTTACATTAAAGACATCAGATTAAAATCAATCAAGAGATATCACCATTATGAATAATAAATTTTCAATGAAGCATTTTGCAATTTTTGCATTGTTGCTCACCGTTTCTTTCAGTGCTGTAAATGCTAATGTTAGACTTTCTCTCGCAGAAAAATCTCAAGCATTTATTGAGTCGCTTTTCAACAACAATCTTAGAAAAGCCAACAGCATGCTCTCCACAAAATCCGTTTTCCGTGACGGGACTAATCTAGAAGAATACCGAGATGCGATTGCTGCAACTTTCGGTGATTTCCAAGAGGTTCGTGATGTAGAAGCCAAAGAAACCGAACAAGGCATCGTTTACACAGCCAAATGTGTATTTAACGGTGGAAATGCGAAAGCAGAAATTCATTTCGATAGAAACGGCCTAATCGAACGCTTTACCTTCAAATCGGCTAATTAAATAATCCGGGCTTCTTAGGTAGAAATAGAAAATAGAGAAGCAGCTATAAAGCCGCTTCTCTATTTTTCTTTATGGTGGTTTAGAAAAGCTTCACAATTTTCATTTAAGCAATGTGGGTTATGAATACGGCAACTCTCGAAAATTTCTTCATAATCATAATTGATGGTTATTTCCTCGCCTATCGCAATCTCCCTTTGTGCTTCTAAAATCAATGTTGATTCACTTCGGTCTAGCACTTTGCAATTCGGTTTACAAGAATGGTTGATAAATCTGATTTTTCCAGAGTTTGCGGTATCGATAAAGCAATCATCTCCGTTATAGAAGATATAAACATTATCTTCTTCATTTTCTCTCCTCATACATTCATCAGCATTAATCATTTCGCCACTGATAATCATGACCATTTCACCAGTATTAAATGTTCTTAAAGAAAAAATCCCTTTTCCGTGAATGGGAGACTCCTTTACTTCGATGTAATCAGGGTTTACAAGCTTTGGGTCAGTATATAAATTGCTTTCGAGAGACATTTGAAAA
This DNA window, taken from Chloroherpetonaceae bacterium, encodes the following:
- a CDS encoding DUF5686 family protein: MNLNFVFFRPSNCSRKRLFQSVYTIFLLFVAGVWINSHSLSAQTAVDSLIIYGVVRDAETTLPLRGARIVIESTKQTARTNSSGIFKLVIPKGTQKAIISKAGYEELRAEVEIEMSDVCEYLLEPVNFNKDEFVVEVDPEDPITKLIRKTLERKAKQVDSIKTYSYTLYTKFITSADTVTANRSSGYGDTTIVFLFESYSRGYYEKPERYFNEIFQRRQSANVPPRANFVAFGTNINAYDDIVILLDQEIATPFHPNALEYYSFQPIDTIDARVAPHAIRFDIKPKTSYRPLFTGIVVIDTLHFTPIRVALQPSKTVRLPFDAALLYEQEFSLFEKKYIMPTQMRIEGSAETSFLWVINPRVDASIYTLAYNYSFNQPISNDLFSQRRVEATENSDKLDSAYWNPPVLPLSPTEAQAYQSIEMLIDNPDSAIGTNVVAQISNAINRSLGVFNRRPFSGIEDLFRYNRVHGAYFGVGFKELLLDERLRPEAKIGYGTSDNRFYYETGLTYSSDKSDFFSITAKYYDYLARRDFDYTVSSPLITLGSAIFKSDYGDYFYGKGLSLSSTFGFGQLQQVTRLIFQHPIQMTFFLKSETQRSAGVNTDFSLFGGGRPFRDNPSIIDGTMRSFGGELLFNYSPYRRIKNFGFQLRAEISKPSFLSSDFDFEQYFAAFLWRTVTLPLWRLDVRVQGGYSRGNVPPQRFFSLESALNGTGNTGLYRAMNIKEFYGDRFMMMTVEHNFGEVVPGLLRIPNVASFGLEFILTGGLGWSEFSSNTRNFTQTSLPATVSTDDRWYYEVGFGISRILLFLRFDVSARISQRQTPEFFFVLSTLGL
- a CDS encoding SET domain-containing protein-lysine N-methyltransferase; translation: MSLESNLYTDPKLVNPDYIEVKESPIHGKGIFSLRTFNTGEMVMIISGEMINADECMRRENEEDNVYIFYNGDDCFIDTANSGKIRFINHSCKPNCKVLDRSESTLILEAQREIAIGEEITINYDYEEIFESCRIHNPHCLNENCEAFLNHHKEK
- a CDS encoding DUF3887 domain-containing protein, yielding MNNKFSMKHFAIFALLLTVSFSAVNANVRLSLAEKSQAFIESLFNNNLRKANSMLSTKSVFRDGTNLEEYRDAIAATFGDFQEVRDVEAKETEQGIVYTAKCVFNGGNAKAEIHFDRNGLIERFTFKSAN